TNTGCTGCAGACGGGGTAGTCACTCTTTAATTTGCTTTTAGCAAATTGTATGTACCACACCCCGTCACGACTTTCAGTCTGACACCCCTCTCAAGAGGGGAATTTCTATTACATTTACCCTTCAAAAAGTGGAATGAAAATGGACTTAAGGCTATCAAACTCAAACTCTAATCCAGTATTTAATTTATTATTTGAAAAAAGGCAACCTTAAATTTTCTATATCTAAGTTATCTTTTTCGAATGCACCTGAAAGATCATCAATCTCATTTGCTTCCCAATCAAAGACAGTAAGAAAACAATTTCCTTCTCTATCCTCACTAAATACAGCCGGATTTCCCCAAACATCTTCTTCATCTTCATCTTCCATTTCTAGAGTTATTTCAGTAACTACAGAATAAGCTTTAAGATCTGACGTTTTTTGTAAATCAAGTAAGAAACTCATGATGTCATCCAATTCATCTTCACTGTTTACATTCAAGGGAAATGAAATGGGAACCACCTCTTTTGATAAATCAAAATTTTCAAGATACTCACCAATAGTTTGATTAAGTTCTTCATCCCATTCTTTTAACTTTTCCAAAAAAATGTTTTTTGAGGTATCATTGAAATTAATCCAAAAAATAATTTCTTGATGGACATGTTCATCGTGAATTAAGTTTGAGCTTTTAACATAATCAATAGCTGCAGAATGAAATTTCGCATATTTAGAAATATGAATCTCCTCCTCTGATTTTTAAAATTATAAATATTATACCATAATTTAATAAAATCAGATTACTCCTAGTGAAAATCTACGTTGGCGATATTTATATAGATCATTGTTAATGGGGAGAAAACTTGATTTATTAATAAAAACTTTAATTTCATCGATAATTTCTAAATGGGAATGTTCAAATTGAGTCTTTCTAATTTTTTTATTAAACAGTTCAAAAGTGATATAATTATTATAAATTAATATATTGACAACGATGAAGTTATTCCATTTTTTTATGAATCAGGGAAAATGGAGGCCTTGTGATTATGAATAACATCAAATATATTTTGATTATATTAATTTTTGTTATAACACTCAATATCTCTTTGTTTGCTTCTTCAAATAAGGTTTTGGTTTTAAATTCGTATTCTTCTGGATTTTCTTGGTCTGATAGAGAAATGGAAGGATTATTTTCAGTTTTAGCTCAAGAAGATGATATTGAAATTTATGTTGAATATTTAGATAGTAAACGTTTTAATGATGAACGACATTTTTTACTTTTTAAGGATTATATAAAAAGAAAGTATGAAGATTATGAATTTGATGCTGTAGTAACTTTAGATAATGACGCTTTTGATTTTGTTTTAGAAAATCATGAAGAACTTTTTTTTAATACCCCTGTAGTTTATTGTGGGATAAATTATTATCAAGAATACGAATTTGAAAAATACGATTTTATTAGGGGAATAGTTGAAAGAAATGATATAAAAGATACAATAGAAATAGCTTTGAAATTACATCCCAACACCAAAAATGTTTATGTTGTTTTGGATAATTACACAAAAGCAGGACAGTTAGTAAAAAAAGAAATGGAAGAAACGATTATACCTATGTTTTCAGATATTAATTTTATTTTTATTACTGATTCTGTTGAGGAAATAGAAAATAATTTGCACAATCCTTTACCAAATTCAATAGCTCTTTTTTTACCTTTTAATAGAGATATTAATGGTTACTTCTACGAATATAAAGATATTGGGAAAATAATTGAGGAAATTGATATACTTCCAATTTATACTTCTGTGGAAGATTATTTAGATTATAAGGTAATAGGTGGTAAAATCTTAAAGGCTTTTGAGCAAGGAGAAAAAGCGGGAGAAATTGTTTTAGAACTATTGAATGGAATTTATATGCAAAATGTACCACAAATTTACTTTCCAGAAAACGATTATATATTTAATTATTTAGAACTTCAAAGATGGGGAATACCTATAAATCATCTACCAGAAGATTCTATTATAATAAACAAGCCAACTTCTTTTTACGAAGAAAATCCAATATTATTTTGGATAATAATTGTAACACTTCCTATTTCCATTGTATTTTTGTATATTTTAAAAGAGAAAAATTCGAGGCTAAAAAAATATATAAGTGAACTAGGAAAGACAAAAAAGATATTAGAGAATAAGAACGAGGAACTTCGAGCTGCTAATCAACAACTGACTTCATTTAATGAAGAAATAGTAGCTCAAAATGAGGAAATTGAGGATAATTATAAGAAAATAGAAAATTTGAACAATAAAATATTCAAATTATTAGAATTGTTTAACAAATTGGGTAATGAAGGGATCACAAAGGAAGAGTTTTTTTATGAATTTTTAAAGGCGATGATCACACAGATACCAGAAGCAGATTATGGAAGTGTTTCTATTATAGAAGGAGAAGAATGGAATTTTATAACTGCAATTGGTCATGATATAGAGGGTTTAAAGTCACTTCCTTTAAAAAGAAAATACTCCGTTTGGAGCGAAGAAGCAATGATTGTTGAAAATATCCAAAATGAAAATATTAAAAGGATGCCCGAAAAATTAGAAAAAGAAATGAGTAAATATACTAAACCTATAAAACAAACTATTTTGAAAACAATTAAAGTTGATGAAGATATATACTTAGGTATGGCTCTTGATATAAAAAAAGAAAGTGAGAAAGAATTTTCAGAAGAGTCTATTAATTCCTTTAATTCATTACTAAATATAGGGAAGCTTTTTATAATAAACCAAATTAAGACTCAAGAGGTAGAAGTTACTTACAATAATTTCGCACAAAAATTTGCTGTATTAGCGGAATCTCACGATGAGAACAGCAAAAAACATTTAACAAGAGTTAGCGAACTGTCTGCCTTTGTAGCGGAAAAGTTTGGGTTAGATGATAAAGATGTTGAAAGAATAAAAAGATTTTCCCCTCTTCATGATGTTGGAAAGTTATTAGTTTCTCCTATAATATTAAATAAAAGAGGAAAATTAACGAAAGAAGAATGGGAAGAAATAAAGAAACATCCTATTTATTCTGGAGAATTATTAGAGGGGAAGTATTTTGAAACAGCAAGGAAGATTGCTATGTATCATCATGAACATTATGACGGAAGTGGATATCCATTTGGGTTAAAAGGAAATGAAATACCAATAGAAGCACAAATAATAGGTATCGTTGATGTGTACGATGCATTACGATCAAAGCGAAGTTACAAAGAAGCGTTTTCCCATGAAAAAGCTATTGAAATAATATTAAATGGGGATGAGCGTACAAAACCCGAACATTTTAATCCGGGATTATTATCAATAATTGAAAAGTATAACCAAGAAATAAAGGAAATTTATGATAAATTCAATGATTGATTAAATTTGATTTTAATATTTGCTATAGTAAAAAAGGGGCCTTTAGGGCGTTTTTTATTGGAACTATGACGATATTTTTGATAGAACTTGTTGTAAGTAGTACCCTGTATAAGTTCCACTTTCAGCAATTTCTTCTGGAGTTCCCGCTGCTACGATATATCCTCCTTTTTCTCCTCCTTCAGGTCCTAAATCTATAATATAATCTGCATTTTTGATTATATCGAGTTCATGCTCGATTACTATTACTGTGTTCCCTTTTTCAACTAAAATATTAAGAACTTTTATCAGCTTTCTTATGTCTTCAAAATGAAGTCCTGTGGTAGGTTCGTCTAGGATATAAACGGTATTTCCAGTTGATTTTTTTCTTAACTCAGAGGTTAATTTTATTCTTTGGGCTTCTCCACCAGATAAAGTTGTCGCTGGCTGGCCGAGTCTAATATATCCTAATCCTACATCTTGAAGTAATTCTAAGACATTTTTTATTAGAGGCAAGTTTTTAAAAAATTCCAAACCTTCATCTACTGTCATATCCAAAATATCAGAAATGTTTTTTCCTTTGTAAGTTACTTTCAGAGTTTCTTTGTTGTATCTTTTTCCTTTACATACATCGCAAGTTACGTATACATCTGGTAAAAATTGCATCTCTATTTTTAATACTCCATGGCCTTTACATGCTTCGCACCTACCACCTTTTACGTTGAAAGAAAACCTACCTTTATCATATCCTCTAATTTTAGCTTCTTGAGTTGAAGCAAAAACATCACGAATATAATCAAATACTCCAGTGTATGTAGCAGGGTTACTTCTAGGGGTTCTTCCTATTGGACTTTGATCTATCGATATAACGCTATCAATGTATTTTAGCCCTTCTATCTCGTCAAACTCTCCGGGTCTTACCCTAGAGTTGTATAATTCTTTTTGGAGAGCAGGATATAGGGTGTCCATAATCAACGATGATTTACCAGACCCTGAAACACCTGTTATAACAACAAATTTTCCCAAGGGAATTTCAGCATCAATATTTTTTAGGTTATTATGCCTTGCACCAATTATTTTTAATTTTTTATTTTTTTCGATTCTTTTCTTATCTAATATCTCAATGTTTCTTTCTCCCCTTAAATACTTTCCAGTTAGAGATTCACTACTATTTTCTAAAAGTTTTTTCGTTTCACCTTGAAAGATAACTTTTCCTCCATTAACACCTGCACCAATTCCTAGGTCTATTATATAATCTGAGGCTCTTATCACGTTTTCATCATGCTCAACAACTATAACTGTATTGTCGAGGTCCCTAAGTTTTTTTAAGGTATTTATGAGTCTGTCATTATCTCTTTGATGTAAACCTATCGTTGGTTCATCTAAGACGTATGTAACACCTGTTAGCCCAGAACCTATTTGAGTAGCTAATCTTACTCTTTGAGATTCTCCTCCTGAAAGTGTAGTGGCATTTCTACCAAGGGTTAGATAATCTAGACCAACGTCATCTAAGAAAGTTAGCCTTCTTTTTATTTCTCTTAAAAGTTCATGAGCAATTTCCATTTCAAAGTCATTTAGTTTTAAAGTATCGAAGAAAATCTTTACTTGACTTATAGGCATCTCAGTTAAATCAAAAATATTATAACCATCTATCCTAACACTTAAAGCTTCTTCTCTAAGTCTTTTACCATTGCAAGTTTGGCAGGTTTGTTGTATCATAAAATTTCTTTCTATCCATTCTTTTATATCCCGAGAGTCTGTTTGCCTGTATCTTCTTTCATACCAATTAACCATACCTTCAAATTCTCTAGTAAAATCATATGTATCTCCGTTTCTTTTTGAAAAAGAAAAATCTATCTCCTCGTCTGTTCCATATAGCAGAGTTCTCAAAACTTTAGGATCCATATCCTTTATAGGTTTGGAAGGATCTTCTCCCAAACTTCTAACAACATCTTTCATCATTCCTACCATAAAGGTATCTTTCCCCATATTCAATGCTGCACCGTCTTCTAAAGATTTATTAATATCAAAAATATAATCAGGTTCAACCTCCAATTTGAATCCTAATCCATGACAGTCAGAACAGGCTCCGTAAGGGCTATTGAAAGAAAATAATTTAGGATTTATTTCCGGGAAACTGTATCCACATTTTGGACATGCAAGGTTTTCCGAATAAGTTTGAACAGAAATAACATTTTCATCCTCATCCATTTCTCGTATCTCTACAAAACCGTCTCCTTCTTTCAGAGATAGTTCGACTGCTTCATATATTCTTTCAAAATTATCTTTTCTTAATTTCACCCTGTCAATTAGGAGATTTACATTATGTCTATAGGTTTTTGCAAGAGATTCCACTTCATCTAGATCTAAAATTTCTCCATCTATTTCTACTCTTTTGAACCCAGATAATTTCATGTTGTGAAGTTCTTTTTTGAATTCTCCTTTTTTCTCTTTTGCTATTGGTGAAAATATATATAATCGTGCATTTTCTTCGAAGTTTTTGTATATATTATCAACAATTTCATCAACCGTTGAGCTTTCAAGGGGGGTTCCACATTTGGGGCAAAAAGCTTTTCCAACCCTTGCAAATAATACTCTGATATAATCATATATTTCAGTAATAGTTCCAACAGTTGATCTGGGGTTATGGCTTACAGATTTTTGTTCTATGGCAATCGATGGAGAAAGTCCTTCAATTAATTCAACATCGGGTTTTTTTAGGTTTCCTAAAAATTGTCTGGCATAAGAGGATACAGATTCCAAATATCTTCGCTGACCTTCAGCGTATATAGTATCAAGTGCCAGGGTTGATTTTCCAGACCCCGACAAACCTGTTATAACAGAAAGAGTATTTTTGGGAATTTCAACATCAATATTTTTTAAATTATGCTCCCGAGCACCTTTTATTCTAATCCATTTATCCATATGTTACCTCCACGATGATTCAATTATAATCACTTTCAACATTTATATTATACAGCTAAAAAATTAACGGTAAGAGAAATCCATTTATCTTTTAATATGCATGAAGAAGTTTATATTAATCCAATTAACCTATTAAAATGTTCTCCTCTATCTTCATAATTTTTGTACATATCAAAGCTAGCACCTCCCGGTGAGAAAACCACATTATCACCTTCTTGAGCAATTTCAAAAATGTATAAAAACACCTCTTCTAAATTATTTTTGAAGATAAATTTATCGTTTAAGTGATATTTTATTATTTCTTTTTGCATTTCTCCAAAAACCAAAATTTTTTTAGCGTGATTTTTTAATTCATCAATTAAAAGAGTAAGATCTTCATTTTTTGGGATACCACTTAATATCGCTATATAATTTTTCCCTCTGAAACTTTTGTAGGCATTATAAGCGGCATGCGAATTGGTTGCTTTTGAATCGTTATAATAATTCACACCATTTTTAGTGGTTACTAATTGTAATCTGTATTTTAAAGAGCTATAAGAAGCGATGGCATCTTCTATCAATTTTTCAGATACCCCTAAATTGAGCGTAGTAACTACTGCTGCTACTAAATCCTCTTTAAATATATTCAAATCAAATAATTTATTTTTCACTTTTATTTTTTTATCTAAGTACGAAACAGTATTGTTTTTAAACATATTTTCTGAAAAAGTTATTAAACTTGATTTTCTTTGATATTTTTCAAAGTTTAATAGTTTTAAAGATTCTTCGTTTATAACAGCAATTCCGGCAACTTTTAAAGTTCTTTTAAGAAGAGCTTCTTTTGTGAGATAATAATCTTCTATGTTTTCATGCCAATTTAAATGATCTGGAGCTAGGTTTATCAATACTGAAATCTCAGGAGATAGTATTTTAGACCAAAATATCTGAAAAGAACTAATTTCAATGACGTAGTAATTTAAGTTTTCTTCTGCTTGAATTAAAGGCTTACCTATATTTCCTCCAACAAAGGTAAGAGGGTCAAGGTATGATAATATATGTCCGATGAGGGAGGTTGTTGTTGATTTTCCATCAGTACCTGTTATTCCAACAAATAGGGATTTTTTATTAATTGTCTTTATTTTTTCCCATGCAAACTCAATCTCTGTTGTGTAATTTATATTATTATTGAAAATAATTTTTGCAGCTTCACTTTGTGGAGTTATTCCTGGGCTTACTATAGCTAAATCACAACTTTTTAATAACTCACCATGTTGAGTTTCATATTGTATTTTATTTGTTTTAAAAAATATTATATCTTCTTGATCAAAGGGTCTATTTTGGCTTACAGCTAACTCGTTATTCGTGTTTATTAGTTTTTTAAGTAATTCTCTATTACTTATTCCGTAACCTACTAAACATATTTTCACAAAACTCCTCCTAAAGCGATTATCCCAGTTAAAAAATTTATTGTCCAAAATGTCAAAACTATACGTTCTTCGCTCCATTTTTTTAATTCAAAATGATGGTGAATTGGTGACATTAAAAAAACTTTTTTGTGTCTGATTTTGAAACTTGTTACTTGTATAATCACACTAAACATTTCTAGAATAAAGATAAAGCATGTAAAAACAGTGAATATTTCTATAGAGTAATAAATAGCTAAAGCTCCCAAAATGCCTCCTAATGCAAGAGAGCCAGTATCTCCCATAAATATTTTGGCAGGTTTAATGTTAAAAAGGAGATATGCTATTACTGGAAGTATTAAAACACCTAAATTCTGAATCTCAATTCCAGCTACTATAGCAGTAAATAAAACTGAGCTAATGTATATTCCCCCTGAGAGACCATCAATCCCATCGGTTAAGTTTGTGGCATTGGACATCCCAGAAAGATAAATTATTCCCCAGATAGGGTAGAAAAAACCAAAATTTAATTCAAAATCTACAAAAGGCAATTTTAGTGAAGAATGAGGGTTCAATCGTAAAATTATCAATACTACAAAAAAAGAAACTATGAACTGAAATAATAATTTTTGTAATGCAGTTAAACCAGTGGAATCTTTTTTTCTTATACTAGAGTAATCATCAATAAATCCAACTAGTCCAAAAAGAATGGAAGAAATACCTACAACAAGAAACACTTTTTCTTGATTAATAAAATAAGTTAAAATACTTAGTAAAAATATGGCTGATATAAATAAAATACCCCCCATAGTAGGAGTTCCCTGTTTGTAGTTATGAAGATCCGGTCCTTCTTGCCTTATATATTGACCTAATTGTTTTTTCTTAAGATATTTGATAAATACAGGATATGCAAAAACAAGCACTATAAAAGATATTAATGAGAGATAAAATGTCAAGTTTTTCAAAATAATCCCCTTTCTTTGATATAGTTGTTTATTCCTGTGGCGTTAGAGGCTTTTATATAAAGCAATCCCTTAGAATTTTGTATAAATTTAGCTATATTTGATAAATCTTCAAAAAATTCTAGTTTGGGATCATTTAAATATGAAAATTGTTTATGAGGATCATAAAAATAAATTACATCGAATGTTTTTGAAGCTTCTTCGATTACTTTTTTATGATATTCTTCGCTGTAATTTCCAAGTTCCTTAATTTCTCCCATAATAATAGTTTTTGGAAATATATTCATTTTTTTTATACTTTCAAAAGCACTTTTAAAAGAATCATATGAGGCATTATATGAATCATTTATAATAGTTAAATTATTTCTTTTAATTATTTGAAATCTATCTGGTGGAACTTTTATGTTTGATAGATAATAAGGTTCTATTGCTAAATCTAGGTACCTTAAAAATAGTAAACAAGAAAGTAAGTCAAGAATTTGTCCTTCACTCCAATATCCGTTGAAAGTGAACATAGCATCCTCATCGAATAATTTAGCATAAACGGTTGTTGTGAAATTTTCGTTGTACTCATAATTTTCTAAAACAGCGTTATTATTCTTATTTTTCCCAAAAGTGAGTATATTTAACTGAGGAGGAGCTAAATCTTTTAATATTGGGTAATCTCCGTTTATTATTAAAAGCCCTTTTTCCATTTTATTTGTAATTTTCATCTTTTCTTTAGCCACGGTTTCAATAGTATTTAAATATTTCAAATGAGAAGAACCGACATTGGTAATAATAGCAACATCATAGTTGAAATAATTTGAAAGATATTCCAAATCGCCTATTTTTTGTAACCCTTCTTCTAAAATTACAATTTCTTCATCGTTGTAATCGTTCAAAATGCAAAGAGGTATACCAATTTCTGTATTCATATTTAGTTCATTTCTAAAAGTCTTAAAAAAAGGCAATAAAAGGTATAATAAAAACTCTTTTGTAGTAGTTTTTCCTGTTGAACCAGTAATTCCAATTTTAATCTTTGATTTTTGATTGATTATTTTTGAACTAGACGAAAGCATTTCTGTTAATACATTGTCTACTTTAATTATTTTTTTATTAGAAAAATCATTAATCTTCTTATCAACTATTATATATGAAGCGCCTTTGCTTAAAGCATCGTCTATATAATTATGTCCATCTGTTTTTTCTCCTTTTAAACACAAAAAAACATCTCCCTTTTCTAGTTTGCGGGAGTCTATTTTAAATTTATATCCCTCATATTTTAACTTTTCAAGCATTACTTTCCTAAACTCCTTTTTAATTTTTCTATCAGTTTTTTTGTAACTTCGAAATCATCAAATGGAATTTTTCTTCCATGAGAGAAGAGTTGATACTTTTCATGGCCCCTTCCGGCAATTATTACAATATCTCCCTTGTTGGCAAATCTCAAAGCAGTATCTATAGCTGTCTCACGATCCAAAATAACGATAAAATGTTTGTTTTTATTTATGCCCTTAGAAACCTCTTCAATTATTTTTTCCGGGTCTTCATCCTTAGGATCATCATTAGTTAAGACTATAACATCAGATTTAGAACTCACTACTTCACCCATAATTTTCCTTTTACCTTGATCTGCGTTGCCCCCAGCACCAAAAACAGTAATTATTCTCCCGTCTGTTAAGGTGGAAGCTGTTTCTAAAACTTCATTTAGAGCATCTGGGGTATGAG
The Petrotoga sp. 9PW.55.5.1 DNA segment above includes these coding regions:
- a CDS encoding phospho-N-acetylmuramoyl-pentapeptide-transferase — translated: MKNLTFYLSLISFIVLVFAYPVFIKYLKKKQLGQYIRQEGPDLHNYKQGTPTMGGILFISAIFLLSILTYFINQEKVFLVVGISSILFGLVGFIDDYSSIRKKDSTGLTALQKLLFQFIVSFFVVLIILRLNPHSSLKLPFVDFELNFGFFYPIWGIIYLSGMSNATNLTDGIDGLSGGIYISSVLFTAIVAGIEIQNLGVLILPVIAYLLFNIKPAKIFMGDTGSLALGGILGALAIYYSIEIFTVFTCFIFILEMFSVIIQVTSFKIRHKKVFLMSPIHHHFELKKWSEERIVLTFWTINFLTGIIALGGVL
- the uvrA gene encoding excinuclease ABC subunit UvrA translates to MDKWIRIKGAREHNLKNIDVEIPKNTLSVITGLSGSGKSTLALDTIYAEGQRRYLESVSSYARQFLGNLKKPDVELIEGLSPSIAIEQKSVSHNPRSTVGTITEIYDYIRVLFARVGKAFCPKCGTPLESSTVDEIVDNIYKNFEENARLYIFSPIAKEKKGEFKKELHNMKLSGFKRVEIDGEILDLDEVESLAKTYRHNVNLLIDRVKLRKDNFERIYEAVELSLKEGDGFVEIREMDEDENVISVQTYSENLACPKCGYSFPEINPKLFSFNSPYGACSDCHGLGFKLEVEPDYIFDINKSLEDGAALNMGKDTFMVGMMKDVVRSLGEDPSKPIKDMDPKVLRTLLYGTDEEIDFSFSKRNGDTYDFTREFEGMVNWYERRYRQTDSRDIKEWIERNFMIQQTCQTCNGKRLREEALSVRIDGYNIFDLTEMPISQVKIFFDTLKLNDFEMEIAHELLREIKRRLTFLDDVGLDYLTLGRNATTLSGGESQRVRLATQIGSGLTGVTYVLDEPTIGLHQRDNDRLINTLKKLRDLDNTVIVVEHDENVIRASDYIIDLGIGAGVNGGKVIFQGETKKLLENSSESLTGKYLRGERNIEILDKKRIEKNKKLKIIGARHNNLKNIDAEIPLGKFVVITGVSGSGKSSLIMDTLYPALQKELYNSRVRPGEFDEIEGLKYIDSVISIDQSPIGRTPRSNPATYTGVFDYIRDVFASTQEAKIRGYDKGRFSFNVKGGRCEACKGHGVLKIEMQFLPDVYVTCDVCKGKRYNKETLKVTYKGKNISDILDMTVDEGLEFFKNLPLIKNVLELLQDVGLGYIRLGQPATTLSGGEAQRIKLTSELRKKSTGNTVYILDEPTTGLHFEDIRKLIKVLNILVEKGNTVIVIEHELDIIKNADYIIDLGPEGGEKGGYIVAAGTPEEIAESGTYTGYYLQQVLSKISS
- the murF gene encoding UDP-N-acetylmuramoyl-tripeptide--D-alanyl-D-alanine ligase, yielding MLEKLKYEGYKFKIDSRKLEKGDVFLCLKGEKTDGHNYIDDALSKGASYIIVDKKINDFSNKKIIKVDNVLTEMLSSSSKIINQKSKIKIGITGSTGKTTTKEFLLYLLLPFFKTFRNELNMNTEIGIPLCILNDYNDEEIVILEEGLQKIGDLEYLSNYFNYDVAIITNVGSSHLKYLNTIETVAKEKMKITNKMEKGLLIINGDYPILKDLAPPQLNILTFGKNKNNNAVLENYEYNENFTTTVYAKLFDEDAMFTFNGYWSEGQILDLLSCLLFLRYLDLAIEPYYLSNIKVPPDRFQIIKRNNLTIINDSYNASYDSFKSAFESIKKMNIFPKTIIMGEIKELGNYSEEYHKKVIEEASKTFDVIYFYDPHKQFSYLNDPKLEFFEDLSNIAKFIQNSKGLLYIKASNATGINNYIKERGLF
- a CDS encoding HD domain-containing phosphohydrolase → MNNIKYILIILIFVITLNISLFASSNKVLVLNSYSSGFSWSDREMEGLFSVLAQEDDIEIYVEYLDSKRFNDERHFLLFKDYIKRKYEDYEFDAVVTLDNDAFDFVLENHEELFFNTPVVYCGINYYQEYEFEKYDFIRGIVERNDIKDTIEIALKLHPNTKNVYVVLDNYTKAGQLVKKEMEETIIPMFSDINFIFITDSVEEIENNLHNPLPNSIALFLPFNRDINGYFYEYKDIGKIIEEIDILPIYTSVEDYLDYKVIGGKILKAFEQGEKAGEIVLELLNGIYMQNVPQIYFPENDYIFNYLELQRWGIPINHLPEDSIIINKPTSFYEENPILFWIIIVTLPISIVFLYILKEKNSRLKKYISELGKTKKILENKNEELRAANQQLTSFNEEIVAQNEEIEDNYKKIENLNNKIFKLLELFNKLGNEGITKEEFFYEFLKAMITQIPEADYGSVSIIEGEEWNFITAIGHDIEGLKSLPLKRKYSVWSEEAMIVENIQNENIKRMPEKLEKEMSKYTKPIKQTILKTIKVDEDIYLGMALDIKKESEKEFSEESINSFNSLLNIGKLFIINQIKTQEVEVTYNNFAQKFAVLAESHDENSKKHLTRVSELSAFVAEKFGLDDKDVERIKRFSPLHDVGKLLVSPIILNKRGKLTKEEWEEIKKHPIYSGELLEGKYFETARKIAMYHHEHYDGSGYPFGLKGNEIPIEAQIIGIVDVYDALRSKRSYKEAFSHEKAIEIILNGDERTKPEHFNPGLLSIIEKYNQEIKEIYDKFND
- the murD gene encoding UDP-N-acetylmuramoyl-L-alanine--D-glutamate ligase; amino-acid sequence: MKICLVGYGISNRELLKKLINTNNELAVSQNRPFDQEDIIFFKTNKIQYETQHGELLKSCDLAIVSPGITPQSEAAKIIFNNNINYTTEIEFAWEKIKTINKKSLFVGITGTDGKSTTTSLIGHILSYLDPLTFVGGNIGKPLIQAEENLNYYVIEISSFQIFWSKILSPEISVLINLAPDHLNWHENIEDYYLTKEALLKRTLKVAGIAVINEESLKLLNFEKYQRKSSLITFSENMFKNNTVSYLDKKIKVKNKLFDLNIFKEDLVAAVVTTLNLGVSEKLIEDAIASYSSLKYRLQLVTTKNGVNYYNDSKATNSHAAYNAYKSFRGKNYIAILSGIPKNEDLTLLIDELKNHAKKILVFGEMQKEIIKYHLNDKFIFKNNLEEVFLYIFEIAQEGDNVVFSPGGASFDMYKNYEDRGEHFNRLIGLI